The following nucleotide sequence is from Halorussus caseinilyticus.
TCCGCTCGCGGCGTTCACCGTGCCGGGAACGGCCGCGAGTGCAATTGTCGAACCCATCACCTTCAGCGCGGAACGGCGGGTGCGTTCTGACATGTTGCAACCGGACGTAATGGCCGGACTTCGGAAGAAAATTTATAACGTCTGATGAAAATCAATTTAAACCTATATAACGAAAGCAGATGAAATTATTATCCGCCACCAAGACCCGACGTGGACGTTACCAGTTCTCACTCTCGTCGTGCGGTCGGCGCGGAAACGAGGAACCTATTTGGGCGTCCCGGACCGACGCCGACACATGGTATCCGAGATTTTCGACCCCGAGGCGTGGGAGTCCGCGGGACCGGAGTTCGACGACATCACCTACCACCGCGCGGTCGATTCGGGCACGGTCCGCATCGCGTTCGACCGGCCGGAGGTCCGCAACGCCTTCCGACCCAAGACGGTGGACGAACTCTACGACGCGCTCGACCACGCGAAACGCCAGACCGACGTGGGGTGTGTCCTCCTGACGGGCAACGGGCCGTCGCCCAAGGACGGCGGGTGGGCGTTCTGTTCGGGCGGCGACCAGACGGTCCGCGGTGACGAGGGGTACGAATACCGGGGCGAGGACGGCCAAACGGACCAAGCCGCGAAGGGCGGCCGACTCCACATCCTCGAAGTCCAGCGCCTGATTCGCCACATTCCGAAACCCGTCCTCTGCGTCGTGCCCGGATGGGCCGTCGGCGGCGGCCACAGTCTCCACGTCGTCTGCGACATGACCATCGCCAGTGAGGAACACGCCCTGTTCAAGCAGACCGACCCCGACGTGGCGTCGTTCGACGGCGGGTTCGGGTCGGCGTACCTCGCCAAACAGGTCGGCCAGAAGAAGGCCCGCGAAGTCTTCTTCCTCGGGAAGAACTACGACGCCGAGGAAGCCGCGGAGATGGGCATGGTCAACGAGGTGGTCCCCCACGACGAGTTGGAGGACGTGGCCTTGGACTGGGCCGAGACCATGAACGAGAAGAGTCCGACGGCAATGCGGATGCTCAAGTACGCGTTCAACGCCACCGACGACGGGATGGTCGGCCAACAGGTGTTCGCGGGCGAGGCGACCCGACTCGCCTACATGACCGACGAGGCGAAGGAGGGCCGGGACGCCTTCGTGGAGGGCCGCGACCCCGACTTCCACGAGTTCGACTGGCACTACTGACGGCCGTTCGCCGGGTCTCGGCCGCCGGAGTCTCCGAAGGCCGACGACTCGAAAGAAATAGAAATACACGCTAAAACACTATTTATATTTCTCTGAGATAATTACGTATTGCTCTTTGCCGTCGAGTGTTGGCTCCGAGCGCCGTCGGTCGCCCGCGAGCGAGTCGCGCCAGCGACGAGCGAGAGCGCCTCGAACGGACGACGTTCCGGCGCTCGTGTCGCGTTCGCGGTAGAAGTCCGGGCCGCAAGATATTTGAGAGGCTTGTGGCTTCCTCGTAATATGGAAACGCGCACGGTCGAGCAGGTCGAAAGTTGGCAGACCCGTCCGTTCACGGACGGGTTCGCTGGCCTGCGCGAACTCTCCGACGGGGAGTTCTCGGGGGCAGTCAGGGCCGGTGGCGCGTGGCTATTCATGCTCAACGGCAGGATAATCGGCGTCTTCGAGGGGAGTCTCGACGACTTCGAGGACGCCGACGGCACCGCCTACGCCGCGCCTCACCCGTCGCTTCCGCTCGTGTTCAGCATGCAGGAGCGAGGCGGCCAGACGCAAGCAAAGTACTACACGAACGACACGCCGCTGTCGGAAGTCGATTCGACGCTCACCAGCGGGAAGTTCACGGGATACGTCGAACTCAGCGAGAACGTCCTGAGCGGGGACTACTACGTGGCCTACTACGGCGGACGCTCGATGAGCGTGGCGTTCGTCGGCGCGAGCGAACAGGTCGTGACCGGCGACGACGCCTTCGAACGCGCCAACGACGAGGTGGGCATCTACGAAGTTCGGGACGTGGAAATCGAAGTCACCGACGTACCCGAACCCGAGGAACCGGACGAACCCGACGAGACGGAGGGCGCGGCGTCGGGCGGGACGGACGCGGCCACCGGTGGAACGGGCGCAGGTGCGCCGTCCGGCGGCGCGTCCGGGTCGAGCGGAACCGACGCGACTCCCGGCGGCGCTGGCCCTGCCGACTCACCGCCCGAGGCGGGGAGTCCCGGCGGGCGGGCCGACCAGTCTCCCGGCGGTCAGTCCGCGGCGACCCGGCCGCCCGCGGGCGAACGACCGGACGAGACCGACCGCGGCGACGCCGCGCCGAAGTCGGAATCCGACGCGCGAACGAGCGACGCGGGCGCGAGCGAGCGCACGACTCCGAGCGCGGACGACCCCGCCCGCGCGGACGAGCGACGTAGCGGGGGCGCGAGCGCGGACTCCGGCGTTGACGCCGCGAGCGCAGGGGAGGGTGTCGAATCCACCGCGACTCCGCAGTCCGGGCCGAGCGTCGACGCGACCCCCGACTCGGCGTCCGACGGCGAGTCGGACGCCGACGGCGAGGGGTGGCCGACGAAGACGTGTTCGAGGACGAAGCGGAGTGGCGCGAAACCACGACTATCCCCTCGCTGGACCCCGACCGGAGCGAGGGACCGGCCGACGCGAACGGGACCGGAGCGTCCCAGAGCGGGAGTCCGCCGACGCCGCGGCGTCGGCGGACTCGACGGGTTCGGGTTCGGCCAGCGGGCAGTCCCGGACGGGGAGCAAGTCGCCTGCGACCGAGACGACGCCAGCGGGCGGACCTCGGTCGGACGACGGCGCGGACCGCACGTCGGCCGGGCGCACCGGGTCGTCCGGTCGGACGCCCGCCGAGTCGAAGGTCGGGTCGGGCGCGTCCGGTAGCGAACGGCAGTCGGGCGAGACCGGAGACGAAGCGCGCGAGCGCATCCAGAAACTCCGGTCGCAACTCGAACAGCGCAAACAGCAGGTCGAGCAACTCAAGAAGCGACTCTCGAACGTCGAGTCCGAGCGCAACGAGTACAAGCGCGAACGCGACGCCCTCCGCCAAGAGGTCGAACGACTCGAAGCCAAACTCGAACACACCGAGTCGCCAACCTCCGGAAGCGCGGGCCGCCAGCTCAGTCGGTCCCAAGCGTTCGACGGCACCAACCTGTTCGTGCGCTACGAGTCGAAGGGCAAAGCCACGTTAGACGAGGCCGCGGAAGGGAAAGTAGAGGCCGACGAGGTGAACGCCAACCTCCGACTCGAACATCACACTCAGTTCGAGACCGACGACGTTGAAGTCGAAGGCGCGGCGTTCGAGGAGTTTCTCACCGGGTCGTTCGAGTACCAGTTCGTCTCGTGGGTCGTGGAGGAACTCCTGTACGAAATCCGCGAGACCGGACATCGCGGGGGTCTGAAAGACCTCTACGAGTCGATTCCCAAAATCGACCGGGTGGACCTCCACGGGTCGGTCAGCGCTACCGGCACCGACGAGGACGACCGACAGGAGTCGTTCGACATCATCATGCGCGACCGGATGGGAAACCCCCTCGTCGTCGCCGACCTCAACGGGTCGCGCGACCCCACGACCGGCGATATGATGGGGTCGCTCGTGGACGCCTCGTCGGGCGTCGCCCACGCCCACGACGAACTCTCGGGGGCGTTCCAAGTCACCGAGAGCTTCTTCGAACCGGAGGCCCTCGAAACCGCCGAGTCCGCGACTTCCGGCGGGTTCCTAAGCCGTGAAAAGAGAGAGAGCTTCGTAAAACTCTCCCGAAAGCGGGGATACCACCTCTGTCTCGTGGAGTCACGGAGCGGTGGCTTCCACCTGAACGTGCCGGAACTCTAGTTCTCGGCTTCGGCGGTTTCGCTAATTTTCATCTCTTCGAGCTTTTCCGAGATTTCGTCTATCTTGTCGTCGAGTTCGGCGACGAACTCCTCGGTTCGCTCGGTCGTGATAGCTCCCTGACTCGACGGCTCGATGAGGTTCTCCTCTTCGAGGACGCGGAGGGAGTATCGAACTTTGTGGTGCGGGTAACCTGTCTCGTTCGACATCTTCACGATGCCGATGGGTTCGCTCTCGATGACCATCTTCAGAACCTGCAGATGGCGCTCCAACATATCGACTTCCTTCTCAAGTCTATCTATCATGGCATGTGTTAACTTGTCTTAGAGACTTTTAAAAGTTGCTGTCCGACGGGGGGCCGACGGAGGACCAACCCGCCGCCGTTCGGTGCGAGTAGTTAACAGATGTGGCGTCGTCGCATATAGCATTATCGGTCTGACAACGGGTACCTCATATCCTCGTTACTGTAGCTTTCCCGCTCCGAGTCGGCATATCTATTCACGTATATGCATCAAGTCGGCGAAAAGACCGTAATCGGTTTAGGGAGTGCGCGAGAACCAATCCGCGTAATGACCGTAACCATCGTCGGTTCGCAACTCGGCGACGAGGGAAAAGGTGGCGTCGTGGACCTCTGGGGCGACGCCGCCGACGTGGTCGCCCGCTATCAGGGCGGGGACAACGCAGGCCACACCGTCGTCGAGGACGGCACGGAGTACAAGTTATCGCTGGTTCCCAGCGGCGCGGTCCGCGGGAAGGTCGGCGTCCTCGGCAACGGGTGCGTCGTCAATCCCTCGACGCTGTTCGAGGAGATAGACGACTTGCGCGAGCGCGGACTCGACCCCGACGTTCGGGTCGCCCGGCGCGCGCACGTCATCTTCCCGTACCACCGCGTGCTGGACGGCATCGAGGAGGAGGCCAAGAGCGACTCCGACAGCGAAGTCGGGACCACCGGCCGAGGCATCGGGCCGACCTACGAGGACAAGATGGGCCGACGGGGTATCCGCATCGGCGACCTGCTGGACCCCGAAGGTCTCCGCGAGAAACTGGAGTACGTCGTGCCTCAGAAACAGCAACTCGCCGAGGAGGTGTTCGGCGTCGAGACCGGCGAGGAGTTCGACATCGCAAGCCTCTACGACGAGTACAAAGGCTACGGCGAGCGACTCGCGGAGAACGACATGGCCGTCGATTCCGGGGAGTTCCTCGCCGAGCGTCTGGACGACGGCGACGAAGTGATGTTCGAGGGAGCGCAGGGCACTCTCATCGACATCGACCACGGCAACTACCCCTACGTCACCTCCTCGAATCCGACCGCGGGCGGGGCCGCCACGGGAACCGGTCTCAGTCCCGGCGTCGTCGGCGGCGGCGAAATCGTCGGCATCGTGAAGGCCTACCTCACGCGCGTCGGGAGCGGCCCGCTCCCGACCGAACTCGGCGGCGTCGAAGGTGACACGCCCGGATACGACGAGCAAGGCGAGGGCGAGAACGAAGAGTTGGCGACGTACATCCGCGAGGAGGGCGGCGAGTACGGCACCGTCACGGGTCGCCCGCGCCGGGTGGGATGGCTCGACGTGCCGATGCTCCGCCACTCCGCGCGGGCAAACGGCTTCACGGGTCTGGCCGTCAACCACATCGACGTACTCGCGGGTCTCGACGAGGTGAAGGTGGGTCACAGCTACGACCTCGACGGCGAGGAACGATTCACCGTGCCCGCCACGACCGAGCGATGGGCCGACTGCGAACCCAACTACCGGACCTTCGACGGGTGGGACGACGTAGACTGGAGCACCGTCGCCGACGAGGGTTACGACGCTATCCCGGAGAACGCTCGGACCTACCTCGAATACCTCAGCGACGAACTCGACGCCGACCTCTACGCGGTCGGCGTCGGACCGGGCCGCGAGGAGACCGTCGTGCTGGAGAACCCGCTCGAATAGACGGAACGAGCGCGCTTCTTTCTACTTCTAGATAGCTCTCGCGGCGTCGGCGGTTAGGCTTAAGACCGTGAGTGCGTACACTGGTACCGAAGGGCATTCCGGGGGATGTACGGACCCGACCGGAGAACTATCTCCGTCGAACTCGCCGGTTACGCCCGTCGCGCAACCATGCGCAAAGTCGAACTCATCTACCTTCACGCACTGCTCGCACAGACCCACGAGTACCTCGCGGAGCGTCACGGCTTCCGGGAGCGGTTCGAGGCGTACGAGGCGGACGAAATCGGCCCGTACCAGATTCAGCGCCGGAAGGAAGAACACGAGGCGGCGACCCGACTGCTTGCGAAACGACTCGCCGAAGAAGTTACGGGGAACCGAACGGACGGAGAAGACCGAGAGGTCGAAGTTCCGGAGGCGTGACCGAGGAGTCGTCGGGAAGAGTCGCCGAGGTGTGCCACCGAACCCGTCACGCTTTTGCCCTACCCACCCACAGACAGTAGCATGAAGAAGTCGCTGATGGACATCATCTGTTGTCCGCTGGACAAGCAGGAACTCGAACTCGACGCGACGGAGACCGACGGCGAAGAGGTCCTCGACGGGACGCTGACCTGCACCGAGTGCGGCGAGACCTACCCCGTCGAGGACGGGATTCCGAACCTCCTGCCGCCGGACATGCGCGACGTGGAGGCGTAGTTTTTTCTACTCTCCGTTGGAGGTGCCGATAGCGTGCCAGCTAGTCTCCCCGTCAATCTCAACGACGACCGACTCCACGACATCCACACGCGGGCGTCGTTCGAGGCGACGGACTCGTTTCCGATACTGCTCCACAACGGCGACGCGCCGGTCCACGTCCACCTGCATCTGGACGACGAACTCTCGCGGGTGGCGTCCATCCCCGCGAACAACCACTTCGTGGACGCCGACTCGACCCGGCAGGTCAGCGTCGAAGTCGAGGACGGTCCCCGGCCAGTCGAGGGCCAACTCAAAATCGTGACCGGCCACGGCGCAGAGACCGACTACGTGGCCGTCTCGATAGTCGAACCCGAAGACAGCGACGACGCGGTGGATGTGGACGAGATGCTCGCCGCTCCGGTGGACGACTCGTCCGCGGACTCGGAGGGCGGCGGCGTCGAACTCCCGGACCTCTCGCTCCGGGAGAACGCGCCGGTCGCCGCGCTCGGGGTCCTCGCGCTCGCAGTCGCCGCGGGGTCGGCCACGCTCTCGGACAGCGTGGCGGTCCTCGTCGGCGCGCTTGCGGTCCTCGGGAGCGTGGCGGCCGCGGGGTATCTACTGCTGGAGTAGCGCGCTCGGAACGTTCGAGAAGTCTTTGGAAAACGAAATCCGTTTCTAAACATACCTATACAGTTCTCAAAGCAACGTGAATCTATGTCCCGGTGGCGCGCTCCGACGGAGCGCGCCACCGGCCGACCGAACCGTGGGACGCGCCCGGCCGAACCAACCACCAGCGAACGCTCGGCCGACCACCCGCCGTCGGGTGGATAAGGGGCGGGGGCTTTCGAGGCGTTCTTCGCTACGACTCTTGCGGTCGCACTCACACGTCCACCGATGCGTAGCGAGTAGACGGAGGCTTTCGAGACGTTCGTAGTTACGACTGTCTAGACTCCCCGAACGCACCACATCGCTTTTGCTCGTCGCCTCCGTCGCTTCGCGCATGTCACTCGCCGAACAGACCCGTGAAGCGGCACGGCGTCGGCCCTTCCTCGTGGCCGCGCTCCGGGCGGGCGTCGTCAACTACACCGCGGCGGCGCGATTTCTCTCCGAGGAGGTCGAGGGCGACACGGAGTCGATTGCCACCGCGCTCCGGCGGTTCGCCGAGTCGCTTCCCGACCGCGAAACCGACGCGCGGGACGCGCGGGTCTCGATGCGGAGCGGACTGGGAGAAGTGGCCGATGCGGACGGCGCGGAAGACGCGAACGACGCCGACCCCCTGCTCGCGGTCGGCGGGACCGCGCTCGCGCCCGGCGCGGGGTCGCTCACGGGCGTCCTCGCGTCGGGCGACGTGGACGCGCTGACGCTCGCGCACGCGCTCGCTCGCCTGCACGCGGCGGGCGTGGAGGTCCGGGCGGCGGGGGTCGCCGACGGCGCGCTACTGGTCGCCGTAGAGCGCCGCGACGGACCGGACGCGGTTCGGGTCGTGGAGGACGCGGTAGAGCGGGTGCCCGAGACGGCCACTCCCGACGCCCGGTAATCGGCGCGTAGTGCGCCTACCGACGCTTTAAAACGGTCGCTCTGGCTACTAGTCGCCAATGACGCTCCAAGTGACGAACACTCTCACAGGTGAGCAGGAACCGTTCGAACCCCAAGACCCCGACTCCGTACTTCTCTACTACTGCGGACTGACGGTCTCGGACTTCGCGCACCTCGGGCACGCCCGGTCGTGGGTCCACGTGGACGTGATGCACCGATGGCTAGACCACCTCGGCTACGACGTGCGCCACGTCGAGAACTTCACCGACGTGAACGAGAAAATCGTCGCGCGCGTCGGCGAGGACGAACTCGGCGAGAGCGAAGACGAGGTGGCCCGCCACTTCGTCTCGGAGGTCATCGCGGACATGCGCTCGC
It contains:
- a CDS encoding adenylosuccinate synthase, with product MTVTIVGSQLGDEGKGGVVDLWGDAADVVARYQGGDNAGHTVVEDGTEYKLSLVPSGAVRGKVGVLGNGCVVNPSTLFEEIDDLRERGLDPDVRVARRAHVIFPYHRVLDGIEEEAKSDSDSEVGTTGRGIGPTYEDKMGRRGIRIGDLLDPEGLREKLEYVVPQKQQLAEEVFGVETGEEFDIASLYDEYKGYGERLAENDMAVDSGEFLAERLDDGDEVMFEGAQGTLIDIDHGNYPYVTSSNPTAGGAATGTGLSPGVVGGGEIVGIVKAYLTRVGSGPLPTELGGVEGDTPGYDEQGEGENEELATYIREEGGEYGTVTGRPRRVGWLDVPMLRHSARANGFTGLAVNHIDVLAGLDEVKVGHSYDLDGEERFTVPATTERWADCEPNYRTFDGWDDVDWSTVADEGYDAIPENARTYLEYLSDELDADLYAVGVGPGREETVVLENPLE
- a CDS encoding methytransferase partner Trm112, translated to MKKSLMDIICCPLDKQELELDATETDGEEVLDGTLTCTECGETYPVEDGIPNLLPPDMRDVEA
- a CDS encoding DUF7524 family protein — its product is MPASLPVNLNDDRLHDIHTRASFEATDSFPILLHNGDAPVHVHLHLDDELSRVASIPANNHFVDADSTRQVSVEVEDGPRPVEGQLKIVTGHGAETDYVAVSIVEPEDSDDAVDVDEMLAAPVDDSSADSEGGGVELPDLSLRENAPVAALGVLALAVAAGSATLSDSVAVLVGALAVLGSVAAAGYLLLE
- a CDS encoding 1,4-dihydroxy-2-naphthoyl-CoA synthase; the encoded protein is MVSEIFDPEAWESAGPEFDDITYHRAVDSGTVRIAFDRPEVRNAFRPKTVDELYDALDHAKRQTDVGCVLLTGNGPSPKDGGWAFCSGGDQTVRGDEGYEYRGEDGQTDQAAKGGRLHILEVQRLIRHIPKPVLCVVPGWAVGGGHSLHVVCDMTIASEEHALFKQTDPDVASFDGGFGSAYLAKQVGQKKAREVFFLGKNYDAEEAAEMGMVNEVVPHDELEDVALDWAETMNEKSPTAMRMLKYAFNATDDGMVGQQVFAGEATRLAYMTDEAKEGRDAFVEGRDPDFHEFDWHY
- a CDS encoding DUF7527 domain-containing protein, producing the protein MQKLRSQLEQRKQQVEQLKKRLSNVESERNEYKRERDALRQEVERLEAKLEHTESPTSGSAGRQLSRSQAFDGTNLFVRYESKGKATLDEAAEGKVEADEVNANLRLEHHTQFETDDVEVEGAAFEEFLTGSFEYQFVSWVVEELLYEIRETGHRGGLKDLYESIPKIDRVDLHGSVSATGTDEDDRQESFDIIMRDRMGNPLVVADLNGSRDPTTGDMMGSLVDASSGVAHAHDELSGAFQVTESFFEPEALETAESATSGGFLSREKRESFVKLSRKRGYHLCLVESRSGGFHLNVPEL
- a CDS encoding DUF7523 family protein → MSLAEQTREAARRRPFLVAALRAGVVNYTAAARFLSEEVEGDTESIATALRRFAESLPDRETDARDARVSMRSGLGEVADADGAEDANDADPLLAVGGTALAPGAGSLTGVLASGDVDALTLAHALARLHAAGVEVRAAGVADGALLVAVERRDGPDAVRVVEDAVERVPETATPDAR
- a CDS encoding UPF0058 family protein — its product is MRKVELIYLHALLAQTHEYLAERHGFRERFEAYEADEIGPYQIQRRKEEHEAATRLLAKRLAEEVTGNRTDGEDREVEVPEA